The genomic interval AGTGGATTCCTCACAAGTAGGGTTGCATTCATTTTCTATTCCAGATGATTCGTACCTGGTTGGTCAAACGATGCGCCATTCGAAGATGCGCGAAAGATGTAATGGAATTGTGGTTGGTCTTGAACGGAATGAGGATAGAATGGTAAATCCAGATCCAGATGTGGTTTTCGAAGTCGATGATGTTATTTGGATTGTAGGCTCAAACAAGCGAATTCAGGTTTATTTGAAAGAAATCCTTAATAATGTATAAGTGATTCAAATCGCTTAATGTGTGAATCAGTGGGTATTTCGTAGCCTTCTAGGATATGTTTTACCAATTCATGCATCAAAAGCGGAGCAAGCATGTATCCTTTTGCACCCAATCCATTTGCTATAACCATTTTTGGAAATTTAGGATGTTTGCCTAATAATGGCCTCCTGTCAAGAACTGTTGGTCGAACACCAGCACTGTGTTCCACAATTTGATAGGGTTCAGAGCTAAGTGATTTCAAGTTTTCCGTGATTGTTTTAAGTCCCTCCTCAGTTGGAATTGTATTATCTGTATCCCAAACATAGGTTGAACCCACTTTAAACTGAGAATTTCCGATTGGAAGTAAAAAACACTTGCGATTCAATGATTCTTTTGCGTAAAAAGTGTCAGATTGAATGGTTAACACTTCTCCTTTTGTAAGTTGCAAAGGCAAGTAACCGAAAAGTGGATTGTAGCTCGAATCTTTTCCTTCTGCAAAAAGAATGAAATCGAACGAAACACCTTTGTAGACAGCTGTTTCAGGATCTAATTCGTTGTGATTAAATGACTCATCCAAAAGAATTTTCTGAGTGCGAAAGTAATCTTTGTTAGCAGAGACGAACTCCTTTGCATCGATATAGGAAGCTTGTTTTACACGTGCGGTTCCAAAGGTGTTTTGCGGAATGGGGAAATGTAAATCTTCTTCGGTCAAGGTTTCCATGTAATCCGAATATTCAGGTAAATCCTGCTTCTTTTTCCAAAAATCTAATTCTTGGACAGAAGGAAATAATCGACGAATCACCAATGGATGAAAGAAAGAAGCATTTATTTTTTGCTCGAATTCTTGGTATTTTTTGGTCGCGAATGGAATAAATTCTGAAACACGCCAACTCAAAGTCATGCGTCTAAATACAAGGGGGTTGATTATTCCAGCTGCAACAGTAGAAGAAACATTTTTTCCATTGTCGATGATTTGTACTTCACAGTCAGCTTGAAGTAATTCATGCGTCAGGCAAATTCCAGTAACCCCACATCCTACAACCAATACTTTCATGGCACAAAGGTGTTGAAAAAGATTAAGACTTAAGATGGAAGACCAAAGACTTTAGACAGATTCCTGTCTTTTGTCTTACGTCTCTAGTCTTAAAGTCTTGATTCACCGTCCAAACTTCGTAAATGGAATAAAACGTGGTGTTTTTCGTTGGTAATTGGTGTAATCGGGATATTTTGCTGCGGTAAGTTCTTCTGAAAAATCAGAGCTCCCTTTAAACAAAACGACTAATAACAAGCATCCCGCCAT from Fluviicola taffensis DSM 16823 carries:
- a CDS encoding NAD(P)/FAD-dependent oxidoreductase; protein product: MKVLVVGCGVTGICLTHELLQADCEVQIIDNGKNVSSTVAAGIINPLVFRRMTLSWRVSEFIPFATKKYQEFEQKINASFFHPLVIRRLFPSVQELDFWKKKQDLPEYSDYMETLTEEDLHFPIPQNTFGTARVKQASYIDAKEFVSANKDYFRTQKILLDESFNHNELDPETAVYKGVSFDFILFAEGKDSSYNPLFGYLPLQLTKGEVLTIQSDTFYAKESLNRKCFLLPIGNSQFKVGSTYVWDTDNTIPTEEGLKTITENLKSLSSEPYQIVEHSAGVRPTVLDRRPLLGKHPKFPKMVIANGLGAKGYMLAPLLMHELVKHILEGYEIPTDSHIKRFESLIHY